In Elusimicrobiota bacterium, one DNA window encodes the following:
- a CDS encoding HD domain-containing protein, which translates to MTAAAPDLLAHLKKTLSPARYRHTLAVARWAEDLARLHGEDPARARRAGLLHDVAKEMPGPALARYVRAHRVPVPGSAEIDRRKAHALFHAHVSAHRAAREWGKRTGAS; encoded by the coding sequence ATGACCGCCGCCGCTCCGGACCTTCTCGCCCATTTGAAAAAAACCCTCTCTCCCGCTCGTTACCGGCACACCCTGGCCGTGGCCCGGTGGGCGGAAGACCTGGCCCGTCTTCACGGCGAAGACCCGGCACGGGCCCGGCGCGCGGGCCTCCTGCACGACGTGGCCAAGGAAATGCCGGGGCCGGCCCTGGCCCGTTACGTCCGGGCCCACCGGGTCCCCGTCCCGGGGTCGGCGGAAATTGATCGACGGAAAGCCCACGCCCTGTTCCACGCCCACGTGTCCGCCCACCGCGCCGCCCGGGAGTGGGGGAAAAGGACCGGGGCGTCCTGA
- a CDS encoding LCP family protein, producing MSPASETTALRGAAAAGAALALFFSVVAVRSPLATALRRGEPVEGILLGTDLAENAPHSDTLMLWRYNPQQTKLNVLSIPRDTKIDLPGYRFRRINEVFAYHYAAQRNVPAAVHPVMDAVTQLLPSGGALQPRIFFQVDYQGFRRMIDRLGGVTVAVDEPMHYDDRAGNFHFHKDPGVYRLNGTEALGYVRFRGKSGDRGRILRQMEFLRSLLKLTTSPTVFWRWPRALSEAAWALHTNVRAFELPFLFVEGKRMRGPDINPWLLPGRPRGAYWEMDKDRAAYVIQQILKGETAAPAAASEGEDLPAAGTEPAAPEAGRAPTVKVWNASGRPGLALAVTRRLRREGFDVIDWGNYSGRQNKSRVVDRSGHFDRARRVADRLGLLGAYSDADPALRTDVEVVLGEDFTGSEE from the coding sequence GTGAGCCCCGCCTCCGAAACAACGGCTTTGCGCGGCGCGGCCGCGGCGGGCGCCGCCCTGGCGCTGTTTTTCTCGGTGGTCGCCGTGCGATCGCCTCTGGCCACGGCTCTCCGGCGCGGGGAACCCGTGGAGGGAATTCTCCTGGGCACCGACCTGGCGGAGAACGCGCCCCACTCGGACACGCTCATGCTCTGGCGCTACAATCCCCAACAAACCAAGCTGAACGTTCTGTCCATTCCCCGGGACACAAAAATAGACTTGCCGGGCTACCGTTTTCGGCGTATAAATGAGGTGTTCGCTTACCACTACGCGGCCCAGCGGAACGTCCCGGCCGCGGTGCATCCCGTGATGGACGCGGTGACCCAGCTGTTGCCCTCGGGCGGCGCGCTCCAGCCGCGGATTTTTTTTCAAGTGGATTACCAAGGGTTCCGCCGGATGATCGACCGGCTGGGCGGCGTGACGGTCGCGGTGGACGAGCCGATGCACTACGACGACCGGGCGGGGAATTTTCACTTTCACAAGGACCCGGGCGTGTACCGCCTGAACGGCACCGAGGCCCTGGGCTACGTCCGGTTCCGCGGCAAAAGCGGCGACCGGGGCCGGATTCTCCGGCAAATGGAATTTTTGCGGTCGCTATTGAAATTGACCACTTCGCCCACGGTGTTTTGGCGTTGGCCCCGGGCCCTGTCCGAGGCGGCCTGGGCGCTTCACACGAACGTCCGCGCTTTTGAACTGCCTTTCCTGTTTGTCGAGGGCAAAAGAATGCGCGGCCCCGACATCAACCCTTGGTTGTTGCCCGGGCGCCCCCGGGGGGCCTATTGGGAGATGGACAAGGACCGGGCGGCCTACGTGATCCAGCAGATTTTGAAAGGCGAGACCGCGGCCCCGGCGGCGGCCTCGGAGGGGGAGGATCTCCCCGCGGCGGGGACGGAGCCCGCGGCGCCGGAAGCCGGACGCGCCCCCACCGTCAAGGTGTGGAACGCCTCGGGCCGCCCGGGACTGGCCCTGGCGGTCACGCGGCGCCTCCGGCGCGAGGGGTTCGACGTCATCGATTGGGGCAATTACAGCGGGCGGCAGAACAAGAGCCGCGTCGTGGACCGTTCCGGGCACTTTGATCGGGCCCGGCGCGTGGCGGACCGTCTGGGACTTTTGGGCGCCTACTCCGACGCCGACCCGGCCCTTCGGACCGACGTCGAGGTGGTGCTGGGCGAAGATTTTACCGGGTCCGAGGAATAA
- a CDS encoding type IV pilus twitching motility protein PilT yields the protein MAMNIQQLLQVVHKEGASDLHLKVGRPPLIRVQGEITPVAGESALSLDEVLVHVYSVINTVQRTALERDRELDFSFYLRGVARYRGNAFYQKGALGAVFRMIPAKIPTIESLGLAPVLKEIVSRRQGFFLVTGPTGSGKTTTLAAILDHINSTQAVHIITLEDPIEYVYEDKKAVINQREVGVDTHDFSQGLRRALRQDPDVILIGELRDAETMTTAMNAAETGHLVLGTLHTNDAKQSIDRIIDTFPPDQHNQIRMQLAKCLLGVSAQRLIRKADGTGRVALQEILINSPTIERLIEDNKIGAIGKAIEDSAEFYKMQSFNQALFHMIQKHLVELDEAMSYSPNPNDLKIKLQSEGLLTQHAEIPVDMPPGLRGGGGRPA from the coding sequence ATGGCCATGAACATCCAGCAATTGCTTCAGGTCGTTCACAAGGAGGGCGCGAGCGACCTTCATTTGAAAGTGGGCCGCCCGCCCCTCATCCGGGTCCAGGGGGAAATCACCCCCGTGGCCGGCGAATCCGCGCTTTCCTTGGACGAAGTGTTGGTTCACGTCTATTCCGTGATCAACACCGTCCAGCGGACGGCGCTCGAGCGGGACCGGGAACTGGATTTCTCTTTTTACCTTCGGGGCGTCGCGCGGTACCGAGGAAACGCCTTTTACCAAAAAGGGGCCCTGGGCGCCGTCTTTCGAATGATTCCGGCGAAAATCCCGACCATCGAGTCGTTGGGCCTGGCCCCCGTGTTGAAGGAAATCGTTTCCCGCCGCCAGGGGTTTTTCCTGGTGACCGGGCCCACGGGGTCCGGCAAGACGACCACCTTGGCCGCCATCCTGGACCACATCAACAGCACCCAGGCCGTCCACATCATCACCCTGGAAGACCCGATTGAATACGTGTATGAGGACAAGAAGGCCGTCATCAACCAGCGGGAAGTCGGCGTGGACACCCACGACTTTTCCCAGGGGCTCCGGCGGGCCCTGCGCCAGGACCCGGACGTGATTTTGATCGGCGAACTTCGGGACGCCGAAACCATGACGACGGCCATGAACGCGGCCGAAACCGGCCACCTGGTGCTGGGAACCCTCCACACCAACGACGCCAAGCAGTCCATCGATCGGATCATCGACACCTTTCCGCCGGACCAGCACAACCAAATCCGCATGCAGTTGGCCAAGTGCCTCCTGGGGGTTTCCGCCCAGCGCCTGATTCGAAAAGCCGACGGCACGGGCCGCGTGGCCCTTCAGGAAATTCTGATCAATTCCCCCACGATTGAACGGCTGATCGAGGACAATAAAATCGGCGCCATCGGGAAGGCCATCGAGGATTCGGCGGAGTTTTACAAAATGCAATCCTTCAACCAGGCCCTGTTCCACATGATTCAAAAACACCTGGTCGAGCTCGACGAGGCGATGAGTTATTCGCCCAATCCGAACGACCTGAAGATCAAACTCCAGTCGGAAGGCCTTCTGACCCAGCACGCGGAAATCCCCGTGGACATGCCGCCCGGCTTGCGCGGCGGCGGGGGACGGCCGGCCTGA
- the nadD gene encoding nicotinate (nicotinamide) nucleotide adenylyltransferase, which translates to MARPRPAAPRPVLGYFGGSFDPVQSGHLALARAALRQEKLGKVHFVPAGRSPLKSTGPRASDRERLTMLRLALGRRPEFPVSRWDLGAGPSFTYKTLRRLRRQNRAEWRLILGGDSLKHFEKWRRWREILRHHVVVVGARPGEKGVRPPRGFADRVRFLRGVLPRVSSTEIRDRLTGGRSLRGLTPAPVAAYIRRRGLYRP; encoded by the coding sequence GTGGCCCGTCCCCGTCCCGCCGCCCCCCGCCCGGTCCTGGGCTACTTCGGGGGCTCCTTCGATCCCGTCCAATCCGGCCACCTGGCCCTGGCCCGGGCCGCCCTCCGTCAGGAAAAACTGGGCAAAGTCCATTTCGTTCCCGCCGGTCGGTCGCCTTTGAAGTCCACGGGGCCCCGGGCCTCCGACCGGGAACGCCTGACCATGCTCCGCCTCGCCCTGGGGCGGAGGCCGGAATTTCCCGTGTCGCGGTGGGATTTGGGCGCGGGGCCTTCCTTCACCTACAAAACCCTTCGGCGGCTCCGGCGGCAAAACCGGGCCGAATGGCGCCTGATTTTGGGCGGCGATTCGTTGAAACACTTTGAAAAATGGCGGCGCTGGCGGGAGATTCTTCGGCACCACGTGGTGGTGGTCGGCGCCCGACCGGGGGAAAAAGGCGTTCGTCCGCCCCGGGGGTTCGCGGACCGCGTGCGGTTCCTGCGCGGCGTCCTTCCCCGCGTGTCTTCGACGGAAATTCGCGACCGGCTGACCGGGGGACGGTCTCTGCGGGGGCTGACCCCGGCGCCCGTGGCCGCCTACATCCGCCGTCGGGGCCTCTACCGCCCATGA
- a CDS encoding glutamate-5-semialdehyde dehydrogenase — MAKSKAKKTRSPRPRRAADRAPRPTAPSEYTRELALLGGRAKEASRVLASSTAETRNRALSVLADALEKNRDDILFKNEIDVEAGRRAGLAPALLDRLALTPRRVDDMARGLRDIAALPDPLGEILSDWDRPNGLNVKKVRVPLGVVAMIYEARPNVTVDATGLCLKSGNAVILRGGKEALESNTALVHVLRGALTEAGLPAGAIQFVETADRSVIRDLVRMDRFVDLVIPRGGEEMVTAIREMATVPVLSHGKGLCSLYVDQAADLAMAERLAVNAKTQRPGVCNAMETLLVHRAVADRFLPGLVRRYAEAGVAVHGDADTRRLGGAVVTAATPADYDTEFLGMEAAIKVVDSLDHAIQHINAHGSHHSDAIVTADEAAARRFMTEVDSAAVLHNASTRLHDGSVFGLGSEMGISTQKMHARGTMGVPELTTTKYLVRGSGQIRE; from the coding sequence ATGGCGAAATCCAAGGCTAAAAAGACCCGATCCCCCCGGCCCCGCCGGGCCGCCGACCGCGCCCCGCGGCCCACGGCGCCCTCGGAGTACACCCGGGAGCTGGCGCTCCTGGGCGGGCGGGCCAAAGAGGCCAGCCGCGTCCTCGCTTCCTCCACCGCCGAAACCCGGAACCGGGCGCTGTCGGTCCTGGCCGACGCGTTGGAAAAAAACCGGGACGACATCCTTTTTAAAAATGAAATCGACGTGGAGGCGGGCCGCCGAGCCGGCCTGGCCCCCGCCTTGTTGGATCGTTTGGCCCTGACTCCCCGTCGGGTGGACGACATGGCCCGGGGCCTTCGGGACATCGCGGCCCTGCCCGACCCCCTGGGCGAAATCCTTTCCGATTGGGACCGGCCCAACGGTTTGAACGTTAAAAAAGTCCGGGTTCCCCTGGGTGTCGTCGCCATGATTTACGAGGCCCGGCCGAACGTCACGGTGGACGCCACGGGCCTTTGCCTTAAATCCGGCAACGCGGTCATTTTGCGGGGGGGGAAAGAAGCGCTGGAGTCCAACACCGCGCTCGTCCACGTTTTGCGGGGGGCGCTGACCGAAGCGGGCCTGCCCGCCGGGGCCATTCAGTTTGTGGAAACCGCGGACCGCTCCGTGATCCGGGACCTGGTGCGCATGGACCGGTTCGTGGATTTGGTCATTCCCCGGGGCGGCGAGGAGATGGTGACCGCCATCCGCGAAATGGCCACGGTGCCGGTCCTGTCCCACGGCAAGGGCCTCTGCTCCCTTTACGTCGACCAAGCCGCCGATTTGGCCATGGCCGAACGCCTGGCCGTCAACGCCAAAACCCAGCGGCCGGGGGTGTGCAACGCCATGGAAACCCTGCTGGTCCACCGGGCGGTGGCCGACCGATTTCTGCCCGGCCTGGTCCGCCGTTACGCCGAGGCCGGGGTGGCGGTTCACGGGGACGCCGACACCCGCCGACTGGGCGGCGCCGTCGTCACCGCCGCCACGCCGGCGGACTACGACACCGAATTCCTGGGAATGGAAGCCGCCATCAAAGTGGTCGATTCCCTGGACCACGCCATCCAGCACATCAACGCCCACGGCAGCCATCACTCGGACGCCATCGTTACCGCCGACGAAGCGGCCGCCCGGCGGTTTATGACCGAGGTGGATTCCGCCGCCGTCCTGCACAACGCCTCCACCCGCTTGCACGACGGAAGTGTTTTCGGCCTGGGGTCCGAAATGGGGATCTCGACGCAAAAGATGCACGCCCGGGGCACCATGGGCGTTCCCGAGCTGACGACCACGAAATATCTGGTTCGGGGCAGCGGCCAGATCCGCGAATAG
- a CDS encoding type IV pilus twitching motility protein PilT — MEMIDILRLAVKQGASDVHLLIGRPPMTRVHGEVLDMPGLPALNSEETKRLIYSMLYDEQKQKFEQNLELDCSFSIAGLARFRVNVLMQINGVEAVLRVIASKVPAPDEIKLSPAILEFANLARGLVLVTGATGAGKSTTLAALIEIINQVRRQHILTVEDPIEFVYEPKRCIVRQREVGHSTHSFQEALKHALRQDPDVILIGEMRDIETISMALTAAETGHLCFATLHTTDAAQTVDRIIDVFPPHQQQQVRVQLSTVLKGVVCQTLVPVTDGHGRVAAREVMVVTPAISNLIREGKTHMIYGAIETGSKYGMVPLDRALADLVNSGMISFEDALAKASDPQKLREYSGHGSGPRVESNRSVVY, encoded by the coding sequence ATGGAGATGATCGATATCCTGCGTTTGGCCGTCAAACAGGGAGCGTCCGACGTGCATTTGTTGATCGGGCGCCCGCCCATGACCCGGGTCCACGGCGAGGTGTTGGACATGCCGGGCCTGCCGGCGTTGAACTCGGAAGAGACCAAGCGCCTCATCTATTCCATGCTCTACGACGAGCAAAAACAAAAATTTGAGCAGAATCTGGAGCTGGACTGCTCCTTTTCCATCGCCGGATTGGCCCGCTTCCGCGTCAACGTCCTCATGCAGATCAACGGGGTCGAAGCCGTCCTGCGGGTGATCGCCTCGAAAGTTCCCGCGCCGGACGAAATCAAACTCTCCCCCGCCATCCTGGAATTCGCCAATCTGGCCCGGGGGCTGGTGCTCGTGACGGGCGCCACCGGCGCCGGCAAATCGACCACGTTGGCCGCCTTGATCGAAATCATCAACCAGGTCCGGCGGCAGCACATTTTGACCGTGGAGGACCCCATCGAGTTCGTCTACGAACCCAAGCGCTGCATCGTCCGCCAGCGCGAAGTGGGGCATTCGACCCACAGTTTCCAGGAAGCCCTCAAACACGCCCTCCGGCAGGACCCCGACGTCATTTTAATCGGGGAAATGCGGGACATCGAGACCATTTCCATGGCGCTGACCGCCGCGGAAACGGGCCACCTGTGCTTCGCCACCCTTCACACGACCGACGCGGCCCAGACCGTGGACCGCATCATCGACGTGTTCCCGCCCCACCAGCAACAGCAGGTCCGGGTTCAGCTGTCGACCGTGCTCAAGGGCGTCGTCTGCCAAACCCTGGTTCCCGTGACCGACGGCCACGGGCGCGTGGCCGCCCGGGAGGTCATGGTGGTGACGCCCGCCATTTCCAACCTGATCCGGGAGGGGAAAACCCATATGATCTACGGCGCCATCGAAACCGGATCCAAATACGGCATGGTGCCGCTGGACCGGGCTTTGGCCGACTTGGTCAATTCCGGGATGATCTCTTTCGAGGACGCCCTGGCCAAGGCCTCGGATCCCCAAAAGCTTCGGGAATACAGCGGCCACGGCTCCGGCCCCCGGGTGGAGAGCAACCGGTCCGTCGTCTACTGA